In Candidatus Vicinibacter proximus, the following are encoded in one genomic region:
- the feoB gene encoding ferrous iron transport protein B gives MASPKIAFVGNPNCGKSSLFNLLTGLNQKVGNFPGVTVDGKNAHYKSAIGHSLELIDLPGAYSLYPISMDESILSRALIYTSDPNHPDAVIYVADIRFLDKQLMLLTQVLDLGLPVLICLTNTDLYPTPMADAWVRLLEEKTRCTVIPISNRTKQNIELVRAQVDSYAQNPIYGNKADSFYKLDQESISMLPILETNKSEKDNYVTYLKSHPSLNGDQKTPLFTVSESIQRQIQETLSRYRLIEEWNSRIQQANTDQTGSSKTRISFTKKIDAVLTHPWWGMFIFLAVVFLMFQMIFSFASFPMDAIDYTFALMADQLDQFLPEAWWSDLLIQGILPGLAGVLVFIPQIALLFMVLSLLEEVGYMARVVYLLDHILVKFGLNGRSVMGLISGGACAIPAIMSTRSISNPRERLMTSFVIPLIPCSARIPVYAALIGFIVPTQYYFGILNLQGLVFMGLYFIGIGMALITAWIIHKFSRREEKSILAMPLPTYQWPQLTQVVLVVLDKIKSFVIEAGKVIFMISIVLWFLASFSFPGEQERTRSEASAEALKLNMSADETDHYVAAQMLEHSFAGKIGKSIEPVIAPLGFDWKIGIALITSFAAREVFVGTMSTIYSLGPDSDVSTLRDKMALEKAPDGSKFYSPKRSLSLVLFYAFAMQCMSTLAVMKRETGKWKWALIQFFYMGALAYLSSLLVFQFL, from the coding sequence ATGGCATCTCCTAAAATTGCATTTGTCGGCAATCCCAATTGTGGAAAATCCAGTTTGTTCAATTTGCTCACTGGATTGAATCAAAAGGTTGGAAATTTTCCGGGTGTAACGGTGGATGGTAAAAATGCACATTACAAAAGTGCGATCGGACATAGCCTCGAACTCATTGATCTTCCGGGCGCTTATAGTCTTTATCCGATCTCGATGGACGAATCCATCCTTTCCAGGGCATTGATTTACACATCCGATCCAAATCATCCGGATGCCGTGATTTATGTAGCAGACATCCGTTTTTTGGACAAGCAACTGATGTTGCTGACCCAGGTGCTGGACCTTGGATTACCTGTTTTAATTTGTCTGACCAACACAGATCTTTATCCAACTCCCATGGCCGATGCCTGGGTTCGCTTATTGGAAGAAAAGACACGTTGTACAGTGATTCCCATCAGCAACCGTACAAAACAAAATATTGAATTGGTCCGCGCGCAGGTAGATTCCTATGCGCAAAATCCCATCTACGGAAATAAAGCAGATTCGTTTTACAAGTTGGATCAGGAATCCATATCCATGCTGCCAATTCTGGAAACCAATAAAAGCGAGAAAGACAATTATGTGACCTATCTGAAATCCCACCCATCTTTAAATGGTGATCAAAAAACACCCTTGTTTACCGTTTCAGAATCCATACAACGCCAGATACAAGAGACCCTGAGTCGTTACCGATTAATCGAAGAATGGAATAGCCGGATCCAACAAGCTAACACCGACCAAACGGGTAGCTCCAAAACCCGCATCAGCTTCACCAAAAAAATAGATGCTGTGCTGACCCATCCCTGGTGGGGCATGTTCATTTTTTTGGCGGTGGTCTTTCTGATGTTTCAAATGATTTTCAGTTTTGCCAGTTTTCCGATGGATGCCATTGATTATACATTTGCGTTAATGGCAGACCAGCTGGATCAATTCTTACCTGAAGCCTGGTGGTCTGATTTGTTGATTCAGGGCATCTTACCGGGACTTGCGGGCGTGCTGGTTTTTATTCCACAGATAGCGTTGCTTTTTATGGTTTTGTCCTTGCTGGAAGAAGTGGGATATATGGCCAGAGTGGTTTACCTGCTCGATCATATTCTGGTAAAATTCGGACTGAACGGCAGATCCGTTATGGGATTGATCTCCGGAGGCGCCTGTGCGATTCCCGCCATCATGTCGACCCGCAGCATCAGCAACCCGCGAGAACGGCTCATGACTTCATTTGTCATTCCGTTGATTCCTTGTTCGGCGAGGATTCCTGTGTATGCTGCATTGATTGGATTTATCGTACCCACACAATATTATTTCGGGATCCTGAATCTTCAGGGACTCGTCTTTATGGGTTTGTATTTTATTGGGATAGGCATGGCGCTGATCACTGCGTGGATCATTCATAAATTCAGCAGGCGAGAAGAAAAAAGTATTCTTGCCATGCCGCTGCCGACTTATCAGTGGCCACAATTGACACAGGTAGTCCTGGTGGTGCTGGACAAGATAAAGAGTTTTGTGATAGAAGCAGGAAAAGTGATTTTCATGATCTCCATCGTACTGTGGTTTCTGGCAAGTTTTTCCTTTCCCGGCGAACAAGAAAGGACAAGATCAGAAGCCAGTGCGGAAGCCTTGAAATTAAATATGTCGGCAGATGAAACAGATCATTATGTGGCAGCACAGATGTTGGAACATTCCTTTGCCGGCAAGATTGGAAAAAGTATTGAACCCGTTATAGCCCCGCTTGGATTTGACTGGAAGATAGGGATAGCACTGATTACTTCATTTGCTGCGAGGGAAGTATTTGTAGGGACCATGAGTACCATCTACAGTTTGGGGCCGGACTCAGATGTCAGCACCCTCAGAGATAAAATGGCCCTGGAAAAAGCACCGGACGGCTCTAAGTTTTACAGTCCGAAAAGATCCCTTTCGCTGGTGTTGTTTTATGCTTTTGCCATGCAATGCATGAGCACATTGGCAGTAATGAAACGGGAAACAGGCAAGTGGAAGTGGGCGCTGATTCAATTCTTTTACATGGGGGCGCTGGCCTACCTCAGCAGTCTGCTGGTATTCCAATTTTTATAG
- a CDS encoding ferrous iron transport protein A, which produces MQRVIHSILHEALALRLLTLGIYPGKKIELIRQAPFRGACYVQVDDSVYVLRKEEWDAIVFQEINPKDGIS; this is translated from the coding sequence GTGCAGAGAGTGATACATTCGATTTTACATGAAGCTCTGGCCTTAAGGCTCCTGACACTGGGCATCTATCCCGGTAAAAAAATCGAATTGATTCGCCAGGCGCCTTTCAGGGGTGCGTGTTATGTACAGGTAGATGACTCTGTGTATGTGCTAAGAAAGGAAGAATGGGATGCTATTGTATTTCAGGAAATCAACCCTAAAGATGGCATCTCCTAA
- the mnmE gene encoding tRNA uridine-5-carboxymethylaminomethyl(34) synthesis GTPase MnmE translates to MAAIATPEGVGAVGLIRLSGPEAINIADRIFKGKKLSQQKSHSAHLGKILDEQSNTLDEVLATVFVGPHSYTGEHVVEFSCHGSSYLLKEILELLLRQGAVMAKPGEFTQRAFLNGKLDLSQAEAVADLIASESQAAHRLAMSQLKGGIKNEIGELRSQLLNFASLIELELDFAEEDVEFADRTQFKKLLHAALDKIDTLNQSFVLGNAVKNGISTVIAGRPNAGKSTLLNALLEEERAIVSDIAGTTRDTIEEKMNINGVLFRFIDTAGIREAQDQIEAMGVQRTMVKIDESTVLIYVFDVVKTSKEEMWQEVHSLLRPDQKLLVVANKMDLNPYIDYEHFIHNEIHKENIIACSAKNLMNIPYLKEKLYELAIGDQKIQNNSIAINARHRQALEAAAINLKEVLAGLDSHLETDLLAQSIRQALYHLAEISGQISNDEILGNIFGKFCIGK, encoded by the coding sequence ATTGCAGCCATCGCCACACCGGAAGGGGTCGGCGCTGTCGGACTGATCCGGCTTTCAGGACCGGAAGCAATTAACATTGCAGACCGGATTTTTAAAGGAAAGAAATTATCCCAACAGAAAAGTCATTCTGCTCATCTGGGAAAGATCCTTGACGAACAATCAAACACGCTGGATGAAGTGCTGGCGACCGTGTTTGTGGGTCCCCATTCCTATACCGGGGAACATGTGGTGGAGTTTTCCTGTCATGGATCTTCCTATCTGCTCAAAGAGATACTGGAACTCCTCCTGCGTCAGGGTGCCGTAATGGCCAAGCCGGGAGAATTCACCCAGCGGGCATTTCTTAATGGCAAGCTGGATCTTTCTCAGGCCGAGGCTGTGGCAGATCTGATCGCTTCAGAATCACAAGCGGCGCATCGTCTTGCCATGAGTCAATTGAAAGGCGGCATAAAAAACGAAATCGGAGAACTCAGATCGCAGCTTTTAAATTTTGCCAGTCTGATCGAATTGGAGCTGGATTTTGCCGAAGAGGATGTGGAGTTTGCAGACCGAACTCAATTCAAAAAATTGTTGCATGCTGCATTGGATAAAATAGATACGCTGAACCAAAGTTTTGTGTTGGGCAATGCTGTAAAAAATGGGATCAGCACCGTTATTGCCGGCAGGCCAAACGCAGGTAAATCTACTTTGCTCAATGCCTTACTCGAAGAAGAACGTGCAATCGTCTCAGACATCGCCGGAACAACCAGAGATACCATTGAAGAAAAAATGAACATCAACGGAGTGCTCTTTCGTTTTATAGACACTGCAGGGATCAGAGAAGCACAAGATCAAATTGAAGCGATGGGTGTGCAACGCACCATGGTAAAGATCGATGAATCCACTGTGTTGATTTATGTCTTTGATGTGGTCAAAACTTCCAAAGAAGAGATGTGGCAGGAAGTACACAGCCTCCTTCGTCCTGATCAAAAATTACTTGTTGTAGCGAATAAAATGGATCTGAATCCCTACATCGATTATGAACATTTTATCCATAACGAAATACACAAAGAAAACATCATCGCCTGTTCAGCAAAAAATCTGATGAACATTCCATATCTGAAAGAAAAACTTTATGAACTTGCGATCGGGGATCAAAAAATTCAAAACAACAGCATTGCCATCAATGCCCGGCATCGCCAGGCTCTTGAAGCTGCAGCAATAAATTTGAAAGAAGTACTCGCCGGCCTCGACAGCCATCTGGAAACAGACTTGCTGGCGCAATCTATCCGACAAGCACTATACCACCTTGCAGAGATCAGCGGGCAGATATCCAATGATGAGATCCTTGGAAATATTTTTGGGAAGTTTTGTATCGGAAAGTAA
- a CDS encoding DUF3987 domain-containing protein, whose translation MASSTIFKNFTIPVEKKSLLLIGKDIISDKYKTEVEEIRNLIAQGNKAEADNKKKQLLAFTPSAVFSEKRQMPFLEMYSGFVHLDFDKLTLEQLQTAFAIISKISYTSLCFISPSGNGLKVFVEVSTELEHHDIAYLQVQKYYEDATGLKADPSCKDVTRLCFMSHDPNAYRTIQNEKFIVALPQFIQEQQSQTPTAIAPVVPIEKAEPEDLNITFLFNQQIQFTNQKASYTDGNRNNFIYLLASNCNRVGLSQSDTEILCTQHFDLSEREIKTAVNSAYSHHTQEHKKFEPKQKATDQEETQPEEQMPTLPDAVFDTIPEFLKHITQVATTKEERDILLLGSLVTLSVAFPKLIGKYGDNPVNTNLFIFISAKASAGKGILIHCRKLVEPIHLALRNQAKIMKQQFEVDMQEYNANKGKDANTEKPQKPPQKMLFIPANNSATGFLEILGDSDKRGLIFETEGDTLAKAFKSDYGDFSDGFRNAFQHEPISYYRRTDKEYVEIDRPCLSALLSGTPKQITTLIPNAENGLFSRFMFYVMNMKLIWKDVFASKTENGLDVHFEKLGNEFFSLYQTLQANPDVHFSLTPSQQLQFNQFFEKMQTLYVNIQEEEIISSVRRLGLIAFRIMMIFSALRIMEDGEITTSLYCNDTDFQNTLDMITILVKHSSYVYSQIAQETYKPKPKHKKEQFLENLPYHFNRQTYVATALSLGITDKSAQRYIKEFKDADIIQYDGHDQYTNPNAKNPQ comes from the coding sequence ATGGCATCAAGTACCATATTTAAAAACTTTACTATCCCGGTAGAAAAAAAATCTCTACTGCTGATAGGTAAAGACATTATTTCCGACAAGTACAAAACGGAAGTAGAAGAAATCCGCAATCTTATTGCACAAGGCAATAAGGCAGAAGCCGACAACAAAAAGAAACAGTTATTAGCTTTTACGCCTTCGGCTGTATTCAGCGAAAAAAGGCAAATGCCTTTTCTTGAAATGTACAGTGGCTTTGTGCATTTAGATTTTGACAAACTCACACTGGAGCAATTGCAAACTGCGTTTGCAATCATTAGCAAAATCTCCTACACATCACTTTGCTTCATCAGTCCAAGTGGCAACGGCTTAAAAGTATTTGTTGAGGTAAGCACCGAACTGGAACACCACGACATTGCTTATTTGCAAGTGCAGAAGTATTATGAAGATGCCACAGGACTAAAGGCAGACCCAAGCTGCAAAGATGTTACAAGGCTTTGTTTTATGAGCCACGACCCCAACGCTTACAGGACCATCCAAAACGAGAAATTCATTGTGGCTTTGCCCCAATTCATTCAAGAACAACAATCGCAAACGCCTACGGCTATTGCTCCAGTTGTTCCAATAGAAAAGGCAGAACCCGAAGACCTCAACATTACATTTTTATTCAATCAACAAATTCAATTCACAAACCAAAAAGCATCATACACCGATGGAAACAGAAATAATTTTATTTATCTGCTTGCTTCTAATTGCAACAGAGTTGGTTTATCGCAATCCGATACTGAAATACTATGTACACAGCATTTTGATTTATCTGAAAGAGAAATTAAGACTGCCGTAAATAGTGCCTATTCACACCACACCCAAGAACACAAAAAGTTTGAACCCAAGCAAAAGGCAACGGATCAAGAGGAAACACAGCCCGAAGAACAAATGCCTACTTTGCCCGATGCAGTGTTTGACACAATACCAGAGTTTTTAAAACACATTACACAAGTAGCCACCACCAAAGAAGAAAGGGATATTTTATTGTTAGGTTCATTGGTTACGTTAAGTGTGGCATTTCCTAAACTCATTGGTAAGTATGGCGACAATCCAGTAAATACAAACCTGTTCATTTTCATTTCTGCCAAAGCATCAGCAGGGAAAGGCATTTTAATTCATTGCCGAAAATTAGTTGAACCCATACACTTAGCATTGAGAAACCAAGCCAAGATAATGAAGCAACAGTTTGAGGTGGATATGCAAGAGTACAACGCAAACAAGGGTAAAGATGCCAACACCGAAAAGCCACAGAAACCACCTCAAAAAATGTTGTTCATTCCTGCCAATAACAGTGCAACAGGCTTTTTAGAAATATTGGGCGATAGCGATAAAAGAGGGCTAATTTTTGAAACAGAGGGCGATACCCTTGCCAAAGCATTTAAAAGCGATTACGGAGACTTTAGCGATGGTTTTCGCAATGCTTTTCAACACGAACCTATCTCATATTATCGCAGAACAGACAAGGAATATGTAGAAATTGACAGACCTTGTTTATCAGCTTTACTTTCAGGTACTCCCAAGCAAATTACAACCCTCATTCCAAATGCTGAAAATGGTTTGTTCAGCCGTTTTATGTTCTATGTAATGAATATGAAATTGATTTGGAAAGATGTGTTTGCCTCCAAAACTGAAAACGGTTTAGATGTGCATTTTGAAAAGCTGGGCAATGAGTTTTTCAGTTTGTACCAAACTTTACAAGCCAACCCCGATGTACACTTTTCTTTGACCCCATCACAGCAATTGCAGTTCAATCAATTCTTTGAGAAAATGCAAACCCTGTATGTCAATATCCAAGAAGAAGAGATTATCAGTTCAGTAAGGCGTTTGGGCTTAATTGCCTTCCGTATAATGATGATTTTTTCAGCACTCCGCATTATGGAAGATGGAGAAATTACCACAAGCCTTTATTGTAACGATACCGACTTTCAAAACACATTGGATATGATTACCATACTGGTAAAGCATAGCAGTTATGTGTATTCTCAAATAGCCCAGGAAACCTATAAGCCAAAACCTAAGCACAAGAAAGAGCAGTTTTTAGAAAACCTGCCTTACCATTTCAACCGCCAAACCTATGTAGCTACAGCACTAAG
- a CDS encoding helix-turn-helix domain-containing protein, with translation MSSTIKLPKFCNHCGKAFIAQKTTTKYCGHKCNSAAYKKTKREEKVNAEFKNQQSKIVSASPVVATETLSNPIAGNHTNLREKEFLSILEVATLLGASRWTIQRMIKSNRLPVAKLGSRTIIKRASIDNLFN, from the coding sequence ATGAGTAGTACAATTAAACTTCCTAAATTCTGTAATCATTGTGGTAAGGCTTTCATAGCCCAAAAGACCACAACGAAGTATTGTGGCCATAAATGCAACAGTGCAGCCTACAAGAAAACCAAACGAGAAGAAAAAGTAAACGCAGAATTTAAGAACCAACAAAGCAAAATTGTTTCCGCTTCTCCAGTAGTTGCTACTGAAACCCTATCCAACCCGATAGCAGGTAATCACACTAATTTAAGAGAGAAAGAATTTTTAAGCATACTGGAAGTTGCTACCCTTTTGGGTGCAAGCAGATGGACCATTCAACGGATGATAAAAAGTAATCGTTTGCCGGTGGCAAAGCTGGGCAGTCGTACCATCATCAAAAGGGCTTCAATTGATAATTTATTTAACTGA